The Haloarcula halophila nucleotide sequence GTAGGACCCGGTCACGCGTTCGCCTCGGGGCCGATCGCGCGAGTCGGTCACACGCCCGGGACACGACGACAGGTTCGCGTCTCGCCGTCGCCTCCCGTCCCCGCTACCGGCGACAAAAGACATATGCGACGCCCAGTCGCTGGTTGGGACATGGCCCCGCGTACGCCCCTCCTCCGCCCCGACAGCTACTTCGCGAACCGTGAGCTATCGATCGCTCGGGCGGCCGTCCTCGGCGTCCTGTTGACCGGTGCCGCGGTCGCGTTCGTCGCCGGGCTGGGGATGGTGTTCACCGAGAAAGTCGACGGCACCGTCACGGTCGACAACCCCGACAGACCGCCGGAAGGGTTCTGCGAGTCCGGGATGAACGAGACGTTCGACGACATGAACGACAACCTGACCGGGACGAACGGGACCGGATTCGACTGTAGCCAACCCGCCCGGATCGAGCGAAACGTCGACACGATCCTCCGGCAGGCGATCGGCCAGATATACCCCGCGATGGTGATCGGCTTCCCCATCGTCATCTTCGTCACGGCTGGCCTGCTCCACGCCGGAACGGCGATCTGTGACGCAAGCGGCGGGTTCGCCCGAACGCTGACCGTGACTCTCTGGGGGATGACGCCGTTTATCGTCACCACGCCGGTCGCGTTGGGGGCGCTGTGGCTGCTGATGGACCCAGTCACCGTCTCACCGGGGGTCGCCCCGCAGGCGCTGCAACAGTCCCTCCTCGATAGCCTCCAGCCGTGGGTCCCGGTCGCGCTGGCGCTCAACCTCGTGGGGTCGCTGTGGGGTGCAGTCGTCTGGACCTTCGGGCTCGAACGCGCCCGTTCGGTCACGCGCGGCCAGGCGGCCGCGGTCGCTGGCTTCGTGACCCTGCTACTCGTCGTCCTCGGGCTCCTGTGAGCGTCGGGTCAGGAGCGACGCCGTGGGAGCGGCCGGTCGGTCCCGCCCGACGTTTATACATAGTGGATGTCAACGTCGGGCACGCAGATGTTCCAGACCATCGTGGTTCCCACGGACGACGGCCTCGGTGCCCGGCAAGCGGGCAGTCACGCGGGGCCGCTGGTCGACTGCTATCGGGCGGCTGCCAACGCACCGGCTGCCGTCCCGGGAGACAGGGGCGTCGACCGGTATTTTCCGGGGGTCGTGACCGAGAACCTCGCCCGAACCGCCTCGTCTCCGGGACCATCGGTCCGCACCTCGGGCGACAACGCGGAGGGCGGAGTATGAATCCATCGACCTCTCGGATGGACCGACGTACCTTCCTTCGATCCGGCGTGGCAGCCGCGGTCCTCGGACTCGCCGGCTGTGGGGCTCGGTCGGGTGGTTCCGCCTTCGAGGAGGGGTTCGAGGACGGAGTCGGTCAGTGGGACTCGGCGGCCGCCATCGGTCCGGAAGTGGCCATCGACGAGTTCGAGTGGTCGGTGGCGGTGACCGACGAGCGGGCCGCGAGCGGCCAACAGAGTCTGGAACTGTTCACGGAAGGCGATTACGACGACGGGACCGCCTGGGTCGTCCATCCGGTTTCGGTGCCGTCGTCGGGTCGGTACCGGGCAACCGTTACGGCCTCGTTCTGGAGCGAGTCGGAGTCGTTCAACACGCTCCGAAACGCCGTGATGTGCCTGGGGACCGATCGCCCCGAAGACGAATCCGACTTCCCGGACCCCGGCGTGAACACGACGACGCTGGGTGAGGTACCGTACGGCGGGCTCCGCGAACCGCTGCACCTCGCCGAAGGGTGGCGCGAGTACCGCTTCGAGTGGACAACACCGCCGCTGTCGACGGACACGCTGTACGTCGCGGCTGGGACGAGCGTCGTCTGGGAGGCCGACGCGACCCACTACCTCGACGACCTCACCGTCGACCTCACACCACGGTGAGCCGGGACCCATGACGGTCGGTGCCGACCTCCGTCGATCGAACGTCCCCGTCGCCGTCGCGTTCCTGCTCGGACTGGTTGCCCACGCTGTCGACCAGCTACTGTTTCTCCGTGCTGGACCGATCCCGATACTCGTCGCCGGCCCCGTCGTCGCCACACTCCTGTTCGCCCGCGTCCGACCTCGGACGCCGCCGCTCCAGACGGTCGGGCTCTTGCTCTGGGGCGCTGCCGGCTCGGGCATCGCCGTCCTCCTGGTGTACGTTCAGGCGGTCTCCATGGAACTACCACGCCCGCTCTCGGGGACCGAGATGGTGCTGTTCGACGTGGGGATGTTCTGCTGGTTCGTGGGGGTCTTGGCAGCCGGCTACGCTCACGCCGCAGGCCAGCGGCCCGACCGTG carries:
- a CDS encoding YIP1 family protein, whose protein sequence is MAPRTPLLRPDSYFANRELSIARAAVLGVLLTGAAVAFVAGLGMVFTEKVDGTVTVDNPDRPPEGFCESGMNETFDDMNDNLTGTNGTGFDCSQPARIERNVDTILRQAIGQIYPAMVIGFPIVIFVTAGLLHAGTAICDASGGFARTLTVTLWGMTPFIVTTPVALGALWLLMDPVTVSPGVAPQALQQSLLDSLQPWVPVALALNLVGSLWGAVVWTFGLERARSVTRGQAAAVAGFVTLLLVVLGLL
- a CDS encoding twin-arginine translocation signal domain-containing protein, giving the protein MNPSTSRMDRRTFLRSGVAAAVLGLAGCGARSGGSAFEEGFEDGVGQWDSAAAIGPEVAIDEFEWSVAVTDERAASGQQSLELFTEGDYDDGTAWVVHPVSVPSSGRYRATVTASFWSESESFNTLRNAVMCLGTDRPEDESDFPDPGVNTTTLGEVPYGGLREPLHLAEGWREYRFEWTTPPLSTDTLYVAAGTSVVWEADATHYLDDLTVDLTPR